One genomic window of Mycteria americana isolate JAX WOST 10 ecotype Jacksonville Zoo and Gardens chromosome Z, USCA_MyAme_1.0, whole genome shotgun sequence includes the following:
- the ZDHHC21 gene encoding palmitoyltransferase ZDHHC21 isoform X2 — translation MGRRIHFVVDPQGWCCMGLIIFVWLYNTIFIPKVILFPHYEEGHISVVAILCYYFCSLFCIASLLRASVADPGKLPENPKIPVTEREYWELCNKCNMMRPKRSHHCSRCGHCVRRMDHHCPWINNCVGEDNHWLFLQLCFYTQILSSYTLILDFCHYYYFLPLKKENWDVFVFRHELALLRISAFMGLIILGGISGLFYTQLMGIFTGLADRFSPPRLNAGTQPLCLRLLELGFFF, via the exons ATGGGACGACGAATTCACTTTGTGGTTGACCCTCAGGGCTGGTGCTGCATGGGCCTGATTATCTTTGTCTGGCTGTACAATACAATCTTCATTCCAAAAGTCATCCTTTTTCCTCACTATGAAGAGGGACATATTTCAGTTGTGGCAATTTTGT gttatTACTTCTGCTCATTGTTTTGTATAGCTTCATTACTAAGAGCCTCAGTAGCCGATCCAGGAAAGCTACCtgaaaaccccaaaataccaGTTACAG AACGAGAATATTGGGAATTATGTAACAAATGCAATATGATGAGACCAAAGCGTTCACACCATTGCAGTCGTTGTGGACATTGTGTGAGGAGGATGGATCACCACTGTCCATG GATTAATAATTGTGTTGGTGAAGACAATCATTGGCTGTTTTTACAGCTGTGTTTCTACACTCAGATCCTTAGTTCTTATACACTGATACTGGATTTCTGCCATTACTACTACTTTTTgcctctgaaaaaagaaaactgg GATGTTTTTGTATTTAGACATGAACTTGCTCTCCTAAGAATATCTGCCTTCATGGGTCTAATAATATTAGGTGGAATAAGTGGACTCTTTTACACTCAGCTAATGGGTATTTTCACT GGTCTTGCTGACAGGTTCTCACCTCCCCGTTTAAATGCTGGCACACAAC CTTTGTGTCTGCGTCTTCtagagttgggattttttttctaa